Proteins from a single region of Xiphophorus maculatus strain JP 163 A chromosome 22, X_maculatus-5.0-male, whole genome shotgun sequence:
- the LOC102231457 gene encoding E3 ubiquitin-protein ligase pellino homolog 1, translated as MYSPEQENISTTSSTKVPVKYGELIVLGYNGSLPNGDRGRRKSRFALYKRPKANGVKPSTVHVACSPQAAKAISNKDQHSISYTLSRAQTVVVEYTHDSNTDMFQIGRSTESPIDFVVTDTVAGSQSNSDTQSVQSTISRFACRIMCQRTPPYTARIYAAGFDSSKNIFLGEKAAKWKTSDGQMDGLTTNGVLVMHPRSGFMQDSKPGVWREISVCGNVFTLRETRSAQQRGKMVETETQELVDGSLIDLCGAALLWRTAEGLSRTPTLKHLEALRQEINAARPQCPVGFNTLAFPSMRRKDTPDEKQPWVYLQCGHVHGYHNWGNHREEREGREGRLRECPMCRAKGPYVPLWLGCEAGFYVDAAPPTHTFSPCGHVCSEKTATFWSQIPLPHGTHTFHAACPFCAQQLSGEQGYIRLIFQGPLD; from the exons ATGTATTCCCCGGAGCAGGAAAACATCTCCACCACCTCGTCCACCAAAGTGCCAGTGAAGTACGGGGAGCTCATTGTGCTCGG GTACAATGGTTCTCTGCCCAACGGGGACCGAGGTCGACGTAAAAGCCGCTTCGCACTTTACAAGAGGCCGAAGGCAAACGGGGTGAAGCCCAGCACAGTTCACGTCGCCTGTTCTCCACAGGCAGCCAAG GCCATAAGCAACAAAGACCAGCACAGCATCTCTTACACTCTGTCCCGAGCCCAGACGGTGGTGGTGGAGTACACTCATGACAGCAATACTGATATGTTCCAG ATCGGCCGATCGACAGAGAGTCCGATAGACTTCGTGGTGACGGACACAGTGGCCGGCAGCCAGAGCAACTCGGACACTCAGTCGGTCCAGAGCACCATCTCCCGCTTCGCGTGCCGCATCATGTGCCAGCGCACGCCGCCTTACACAGCTCGCATCTACGCCGCGGGCTTCGACTCCTCAAAGAACATATTCCTAGGG GAGAAAGCGGCGAAGTGGAAGACGTCcgacggacagatggacgggTTGACCACCAACGGCGTCCTGGTGATGCATCCTCGCAGCGGCTTTATGCAGGACTCCAAACCGGGAGTGTGGAGGGAGATCTCAGTCTGTGGGAACGTCTTCACCCTGCGAGAGACCCGCTCAGCACAGCAGCGGGGCAAAATG GTGGAGACCGAGACCCAGGAACTCGTCGACGGCTCGCTCATCGACCTCTGCGGCGCCGCCCTGCTGTGGCGCACGGCCGAGGGCCTCTCCCGCACCCCCACCCTCAAACACCTTGAGGCGCTGCGGCAGGAGATCAACGCGGCCCGCCCGCAGTGCCCCGTGGGATTCAACACGCTGGCCTTCCCCTCCATGCGCCGCAAAGACACGCCCGACGAGAAGCAGCCCTGGGTCTACCTGCAGTGCGGCCACGTGCACGGCTACCACAACTGGGGGAACCACCGTGAGGAGAGGGAGGGACGGGAGGGCCGGCTGCGGGAGTGCCCCATGTGCCGGGCGAAGGGCCCTTACGTGCCGCTGTGGCTGGGCTGCGAGGCGGGCTTCTACGTCGATGCCGCTCcgcccacacacaccttcaGCCCCTGCGGACACGTCTGCTCGGAGAAAACGGCGACCTTCTGGAGCCAGATCCCGCTCCCGCACGGCACCCACACCTTCCACGCCGCCTGTCCTTTCTGCGCCCAGCAGCTGAGCGGTGAGCAGGGCTACATCAGACTCATCTTCCAGGGACCCCTCGACTAG